GCGACGTGGTGGAGTTCCGCTTCAACGTGTGAATCGGCGTGTTTGTCCAGGTCAGAGTGAATGTAGGCCCCTGCGGTCCGCACGCAGTCCGCAGGAAACTCCGCCACGCGGTCGATGAGGAGCAGATTCGGACGCCAGTCGCGTTGTGCTGCGAGCCGGTCGGGTCGGCGGGATCAGGCCCGGTACGCACTCTCCCTCGAGGTCGCCGAGTCGAGGGGCGACAAGACGCAAAGCGACAATCGCTTGAAAAACTTTCCGCGAAATGTCACAGTAGTCGCATGGATCTCATGCACCAGCTCGCCGACTGCATCCTCGAGGCGTTCAGCGAGCGCGGCCACAAGATCGAGAAGGCTGTCCAGTCAGACCGTGCCTTTAGAAGGACAAGGCGGCCGCAGTCCAGCATGGGACGTGAACTCGTCCTCAGCACGATCGACGAGCGCGCGACTGGCCTCGGTCTCGGTCGGATCCCTGTCGTCGGGGGCGGTTGCGACGTGCAGTGCCTCGTCGAAGAAGACCACACCGACCGTAGGTTCCGGGTGCTCAAGGCTGACCCGGACCCTGAGACGGGTGGTTACGACATCCTCTGCACCTCCGAATCCATCATGACCATCTCCGACGCCGAGCCCGACTCTTTGTACCGGCACGAGAGGTGGGTGATGGCCTACACAGTCGACGACACCGGCATGATCGTCGACATCTTCGCGGCCCGTGTCGACGGGCTGACCGACGACCGTGTCCCGCGTCTTCGTCTTGGCCCGATTACCCCGCTTGGTACCGCTACGGCGCCGATCGATCCCAACACCGGCTTCCAGCCCGACGACGAGGATGACTTCGGTGTCAGCTTCGACGACGACGAGGACGACACCGCAGAGGGCGAGATTGGCCAGGCGATGTAGTCGCACCCCGGCCCGTCACCCTGGCAGCCACTTCCCCCGACCGCCACCATCCCCAGGCGCCACTGCTCGGCCCGCCTGAGCCACGAAGGAAGGTCATCGTGCACGCCTACCTCGACAGCGGGCGTCTAAACCGCCTCCGCACCGCCCGTGCCACCACGCAGTCCGACCTAGCCGCCCAACTGAACACGTCTGTCAGCCTTCTCAATCGGATCGAAAGCGGTCACCAGCAAGTCGACGATGAGACGGCGGTGCGGCTCGCGCACGCCCTTGACTGCTCGACCGACGTGCTCGGCCGTCCGCTTCCCGACCAGCTCTACACCCGCCCTTGGCTTCGCGCTTACGCCGACGCCCCGAAGAAGACTGTCGACGAGTACGTCGCTGACACTCTGCTTGCGATGGAGTTCATCGGTCAGCTTCACCTCAGGCGAATCCCGGAGCGGCTGCCGTTGTTCGATGGTGATCCTAACAACGACGACGACATCGAGGAGTTCGCACTCGAGGTTCGCGAGGAAGCCGGGGTCGACCCGGTCAAATGGGTGCCGAACGTGACCCGAGCTGCCGAGCGTCTCGGATGTGTAGTTCTGCCCCTCGATAGCGAGCTCGGGAAGCACCTGGGCATGTCGATGCACGTCGACGGGGTCTCAGTTCTGAGGGCGAGCCGTCCGGCGCCGGGCGGTGGCGTCCCAGGAGACCGCCAGCGCTTCACCCTCGCCCACGAGCTCGGCCACGTCACTATGCACGCCACCTGGCCTCCGCCTGGCACAGCTGAGCAGGCCAAGGCGATTGAGAAGCAGGCTCATCGCTTCGCCGGCGCGTTCCTTCTCCCTGGGGACGCGTTCCTTAGTGACCTAGAGGCTTTGGGTGGTCGAGTCACGCTCACTACCCTCGCCAATCTCAAGGGCCGGTGGGGCGTCGCCATCAAGGCGATGGTGGTGCGACTTCAGAACCTGGGCCGCATCGACGCCGATCAGGCCCGCAGCTTGTACAAGCAGATATCCGCAAGAGGCTGGAACAAGAACGAGCCCGTGACAGTCGGCAACGAGCGCGCCGTGTGGATGAAGCAGGCGCTTGAGCGGCGATTCCTAGGTGACGCCGACGCTCTGAGCGCGGCGGTACAGCAGTGCGGTCTGGGACGCTCTTACTTCGAGAGTTGGGTGTCATGGGAACCACTGTCGAGCCTCGATGCCGACGTGCTCGACCTGTCGGCCCGGCGACGATCCGGAGCGCTTCCCAAGGGGAGCCGAGACCGGCGATGAGGTTTTCTCAGCTCCGTCTCAGCAACTTCCAGTCGTTCGGTCCTGGACCGACCGCGATCGAGCTCGAGGACGTCACTTATGTCCTAGGGCCTAACGGAGCAGGCAAGACAGCGGTCTTGGAAGCGCTCTCGCGACTCTTTAGCCCGATTCTCGCGCAGCGCAAGATCCGAGTTGAGGACTTCCACGTGCCAGTCGACCGGACGGCTCGCGAGGTTCACGCCGAGCAGCCCAGACTGTGGCTTGAGGTTGACATCGAGTTTCGCGAGGCAGACAGCGACGATGTGCACGCATCCGTTCCGCCGAACTTCTCGCACATGACGATCCAGAGCGAGAACGCTGTTCCTCAGGTGCGAGTCCGCCTGACCGCGGTCCTCGCAGCGGATGGCGAGATCGACGAGAAGATCGAGTACGTCCTAGCTGTCGACGAGGACGACGAGCCAACAAGCTGTGCGGACATGTCGCGATACGACCGCGGCCACATCGAGGTCCACTATCTTCCGGCGCGCCGGGACCCCGCCGACCACATCTCATACACGACCGCATCGCTCATAGGCCGCACCCTTCGGGCGGCCGACTGGAGTACCGAACGCGATTCACTGAACGACCTCATGGCCGACGTAACCGACGTGCTCGTCGGCAACGCCGCCGTTGCGAGAATTGGCACCCAGTTGGCGGAGGAGTGGGCGGGGCTGCACACGGGGTCCTTCTTCGCCGATCCCTCCATTGCCTTCGGGCGTGGTGAGCTTGAGGGAGTCCTGCGTCAGCTGACGGTGACCTTCTCTCCGTCGCACCACGAGGCGCCATTGCCGTTTGAACGGCTCAGCGACGGCCAGAAGTCCCTGCTGTACATCTCGATGGTGCTTGCATGGCAGGGGCTGGCTCGGCAAGTACTCGCCGGCAAGGAACCGTCGCTGGACCCCGATCGCCTGCGGCCGCCCGTCCACACCCTCATCGCGCTCGAGGAGCCCGAGAACAGCCTTGCTCCTCAATACCTTGGTCGGATCATTCGACAGCTGCGCGGAGCCTGTGAGGAGGGCGACGTGCAGGCACTCATCGCCACCCATACACCAGCACTGCTGCGCCGGGTTCACCCTGAGTCGATCTGCTTCCTCCGCCTCGACGCTCAGCGAGAAACGGCGGTGCGCCGCATCATCCTGCCTGACGACGATGAGGATGCGGCAAAATACGTCCGGGAGGCTGTCCAGGCCTACCCGGAGCTTTACTTCTCCAGGTTGGTTGTGTTGGGCGAGGGAGACAGTGAGCAGGTTGTCCTGCCACGTGTCCTGGCGGCGTCAGGTGTTGCGGAAGACGACGCATCGGTCTCTGTGGTGCCGTTAGGTGGTCGCCACGTCAATCACTTCTGGCGGTTGCTGAATGGGCTGGAGATTCCGTTCGTCACGCTACTCGACCTCGACTCGGGGCGTTTCCACGGCGGATGGGGGCGTGTTCGCAACGCGCTGCGGCAGGTCAACAAGATCAACGCGACCCCGCCGTTCAAGGAGGAGGCGATCAGTGCTCTTCCTAAGTGGAACGACGACACTGACTTCCCGAAGCTGGACGATCCCAAGTACGAGGCCGGTCGCGGTCCGGTTGCGGCGCTCGAGCGTCGAGGTGTCTTCTTCTCGGCACCTCTCGACCTTGACCTGATGATGCTTGAGGCATACCCGGATGCGTATGAAGTCGAGGAATCCACACCTGACGAGTCGACAATTGTCGCCGTGCTGGGCAAGAGCCACGTCAATGAGGACCGGCTCGGCGATGACCTCCTAGACCTGTTCGACGACTACCACGCCAAGTTCGACCTCGCGAGCAAGCCAGCGACGCACCTCGCGGCACTATCCCGGTTGACCGACGAGGAGCTCCTCAATGGTCTCCCTGACGTACTCGCCAGACTGGTCGAGCAGGTAGAGGCGAAGCTAGCGGAGTTGCCCGAGTGATCCGGGCAGAGGACTGGCGGCCCGTCGATGACCTCACCCTCGAGCCCAATGCGCTCACCGCCGCGACCACAACCGACTTGAGCGTTGTCGTCGCTGCAGGCCCGGGCGCCGGCAAGACCGAACTCCTGGCGCAGCGCGCGGACTTCCTGTTGCGTACCGGTGAGTGCCCCTACCCACGGCGGATTCTCGCCATCTCCTTCAAGGTCGACGCCGCCCGAAACCTCAGGGAACGTGTACGCAAGCGATCGGGAGCGCAGCACGCGGCACGGTTCGACAGCTTCACATTCCATGCCTTCGCCAAGCACCTGATCGACAATTACCGGCCAGCGCTAACTGGTCAGAACGAGCTGCAGCCCGACTATCGCATCGATGCTGGCACTCGCGTCCACGGCGTGCAGATCACGTTCGATGACCTCGTTCCACTCGCACTCGAGATCCTGGAGAACAACTCGTACGCCCGAGGCGCTCTGCGCCAGACCTACAGCCACGTGTTTCTGGACGAGTTCCAGGACGCCACCAGGAACCAGTATCAGCTCGTGAGAACCGCCTTCCTGGGCACGAACGCGAAGCTGACAGCTGTCGGGGACGTCAAGCAACGAATCATGGCTTGGGCCGGCGCTCTCGACGGGATCATGAAGAGGTTCTCTGAAGACTTTGGCGCGGCGTCGTTGCCTCTCTACCAGAACTTCCGGGCCGCGCCGCGCCTTCGTCGAATGCAGAACCGCATGATCGCGGACATGGATCCCGCAGCCGCCAGCCCAGATGAGGACCTCTTGGGCGACGAGGGTGTCATTCGCGTGCTCCATTTCGACAGCCAGATCGAAGAAGCAGCGGCAGTCGTGGATCTCATCGATGGCTGGCTCGATAATGGCGTGCCGCCAAGCGAGATAGCAGTCTTGGTCCGCCAGCAGTCCAAGCAGGTGACCGAGGCGCTTGCGGAGGAACTCCATGATCGCGGCATTGCGTACCGCAACGAGCAGGAGAGTCAAGATCTAGCCGCCGAGCCCGCCGCGGCAATGATCTTCAACTTCATGTGGGTCGTGGCTGGCGAGCGCAATCCCGAGGCGTACGCCGAACTGGTGCGAGTCGCCTCGCGCGCCAGCGCATCTGAAGAAGCAGCGCGTCAGTTCGACAGCCAGCTCAAGCGAGTACTCCGGGGCGCGCGGGCACGGGTCCAGATGCCCTCGTTCGCGCGAGAAGACGTCGCTGCCTGGCGGCCAGTCATCACCGAGTTCCTGGACGTCGTGACGCGCCCAGTGATCAACGCCTTGT
This is a stretch of genomic DNA from Yimella lutea. It encodes these proteins:
- a CDS encoding ImmA/IrrE family metallo-endopeptidase, whose amino-acid sequence is MSMHVDGVSVLRASRPAPGGGVPGDRQRFTLAHELGHVTMHATWPPPGTAEQAKAIEKQAHRFAGAFLLPGDAFLSDLEALGGRVTLTTLANLKGRWGVAIKAMVVRLQNLGRIDADQARSLYKQISARGWNKNEPVTVGNERAVWMKQALERRFLGDADALSAAVQQCGLGRSYFESWVSWEPLSSLDADVLDLSARRRSGALPKGSRDRR
- a CDS encoding ATP-dependent nuclease, which gives rise to MRFSQLRLSNFQSFGPGPTAIELEDVTYVLGPNGAGKTAVLEALSRLFSPILAQRKIRVEDFHVPVDRTAREVHAEQPRLWLEVDIEFREADSDDVHASVPPNFSHMTIQSENAVPQVRVRLTAVLAADGEIDEKIEYVLAVDEDDEPTSCADMSRYDRGHIEVHYLPARRDPADHISYTTASLIGRTLRAADWSTERDSLNDLMADVTDVLVGNAAVARIGTQLAEEWAGLHTGSFFADPSIAFGRGELEGVLRQLTVTFSPSHHEAPLPFERLSDGQKSLLYISMVLAWQGLARQVLAGKEPSLDPDRLRPPVHTLIALEEPENSLAPQYLGRIIRQLRGACEEGDVQALIATHTPALLRRVHPESICFLRLDAQRETAVRRIILPDDDEDAAKYVREAVQAYPELYFSRLVVLGEGDSEQVVLPRVLAASGVAEDDASVSVVPLGGRHVNHFWRLLNGLEIPFVTLLDLDSGRFHGGWGRVRNALRQVNKINATPPFKEEAISALPKWNDDTDFPKLDDPKYEAGRGPVAALERRGVFFSAPLDLDLMMLEAYPDAYEVEESTPDESTIVAVLGKSHVNEDRLGDDLLDLFDDYHAKFDLASKPATHLAALSRLTDEELLNGLPDVLARLVEQVEAKLAELPE
- a CDS encoding UvrD-helicase domain-containing protein; amino-acid sequence: MIRAEDWRPVDDLTLEPNALTAATTTDLSVVVAAGPGAGKTELLAQRADFLLRTGECPYPRRILAISFKVDAARNLRERVRKRSGAQHAARFDSFTFHAFAKHLIDNYRPALTGQNELQPDYRIDAGTRVHGVQITFDDLVPLALEILENNSYARGALRQTYSHVFLDEFQDATRNQYQLVRTAFLGTNAKLTAVGDVKQRIMAWAGALDGIMKRFSEDFGAASLPLYQNFRAAPRLRRMQNRMIADMDPAAASPDEDLLGDEGVIRVLHFDSQIEEAAAVVDLIDGWLDNGVPPSEIAVLVRQQSKQVTEALAEELHDRGIAYRNEQESQDLAAEPAAAMIFNFMWVVAGERNPEAYAELVRVASRASASEEAARQFDSQLKRVLRGARARVQMPSFAREDVAAWRPVITEFLDVVTRPVINALSPAYQQGTRLDEVIEGAMEALGRELAVDGSPVEALKRLSELDAVRILTIHKCKGLEFEKVIVLGVEEELFWGDAATSEFFVAISRAKEELVMTSVDFRARPSTPVKYWRENRSTHAEFLAYADDDRRDEQPF